The genomic DNA GGTAGGAACCGAGTAGAATCATATACAGAAGAAAAAACAAGCACAATTGATGTGAATGAGAGAATAATGGAAAGGGTTGTAGTAAAAGATCCTGTCCAGGAATATATCAATTTATTGCATTCAGAGGATACTCACACGTGGGAGCATTCTAATCGAGTGGCTCATTATGCAATATTACTTGCTAAAGAGTTAGGTGTCAGTGAGAAGGAACGAGAAAAGCTCTATTTAACAGCCTTGCTCCATGATATTGGGAAATTAGATATTCCGCAAAGTATTCTTAGGAAAGCTAGCCGACTAACAGAAGAGGAATATACTATTATTAAACAGCATCCAATCTTAGGTGCAGAAAAATTGCAAAGACATGGAGAATTCCCATTTAAAAAGGAAATTTTAGAAGGAGTCCTTTATCATCATGAAAGATGGAATGGCTCTGGTTATCCACATAGACTAAAAGAAAAGGAAATTCCATTGAACGCTCGTTTACTAGGAATCGTCGACTCTTTCTCTGCGATGACAGAAGAACGGGTATACAAAAAAGGGATACCAACTGAAAAAGCATTGTTTGAAATTCACAGTCAAATGAATTTATTGTATGATCCAGAGCTTGTTCAGGCGTTTTTAAGAGCAATGAAAACAAGTATCCCAGAACAACAAGTAAGGAAATTGTCCGGCTAAATCAAAGCCCTCGTACGATTACGAGGGCTTTTCTACAGTTTAAAAGTTGATAATTGTATTCTTTTCCAACGATAATAGAAAGGTACGATAGAAAGGAGCGGGATTATGAAAGCAAAAAAGGCATTAATAGCTGGTGCTACAGGACTTGTTGGCAATGAACTTTTACATATACTACTTGAGGCAAAGGAATATGAAACGGTGACAGCTATCGTAAGAAGACCTCTTTCTATAAAACATCCAAAACTTAATGAAGTAATTGTTGATTTTGACCATCTTGAAGAATATTCTGAGCAGATGGCAGTAGATGATGTTTTTTGTTGTCTAGGAACCACAATCAAAAAAGCGAAAACAAAAGAAGTGATGAAAAAAATCGATGCTGATTATCCTCTTGCACTTGCTAGATTAACACAGAAACTGGATGCCAGACATTTTCTTTTAATTAGTAGCATGAATGCTAATCCTCAATCGAAAATATGGTATTCCCAAATGAAAGGGAAATTAGAGGAAGAGCTATCAACCGTACCATTTCAAACGATTTCTATTCTTCGCCCATCCCTCTTACTGGGAGATAGG from Robertmurraya sp. FSL R5-0851 includes the following:
- a CDS encoding NAD(P)H-binding protein encodes the protein MKAKKALIAGATGLVGNELLHILLEAKEYETVTAIVRRPLSIKHPKLNEVIVDFDHLEEYSEQMAVDDVFCCLGTTIKKAKTKEVMKKIDADYPLALARLTQKLDARHFLLISSMNANPQSKIWYSQMKGKLEEELSTVPFQTISILRPSLLLGDRQEFRLGEKIGATIFQALSFLFVGPLLKVKAIEGRQVAQSMYSIAQTNRQGVNIYPSDMLQSRITT